The following nucleotide sequence is from Citrus sinensis cultivar Valencia sweet orange chromosome 6, DVS_A1.0, whole genome shotgun sequence.
GAAATGGCTGAAACGATGACGACgattatttgatttgatgaagagaagagGAAATATGGTTAGCAGCCCGCGGATTGTACAAGATGCTCTTGCAAATCTAAAGTGAAGAGAAGCGGTTTATAAAGAATAGAGAAcactatataaaaataaaaattaagcacTTGCAGATTTGCCTCTTGGAAGGAAAGTTATGGGTTGTAAGTTGGTATTTGGTTAAGTATAAGGCCAATggattaattaagaaaatcaatgCTAGGCTAGTAGCTAAGAGATATACATAGACATATGGAATTGACCACCAAGAGACATTTGCCcttagtttaaaaaatgaactCTATTTGGGTCCGATTGTCGCTACAAATTTAGAATGGCCCTTACAATAGTTACATTTTAATAACCCATTTCTTTATGCAGATTTAGAAGAGGAGGTGTATATGGATCCTCCAACAGGGTTTGAGAAAACATTTGAAAGAGGAAAAGTTTTCAAGTTGAAAAAGTCTATCTATGAACTCAAGTAATCACTTAAAGCCTCGTTTGAAAGATTTGTTAGATTTATTCTCAATTGTGGATATCGACACAGTTATAGTTATCCTGCCATGCTTATTAAGCATGTTAAAGAAGATAAGCTCGCTATTCCTATTGTGTATGTGGATAATATTATCTTGactgaaaattacaaaaatgaaattgaaagactTTAGAGATTGTTAACTAGAGAGTTTGACATTAAAGACCTCagttttctaaaatattttcgAAGAATTGAATTGAAATCTAGTTACTTGGAGAAGCAAGAAACAATTAATGGTTGCAAGATCAAGTGCTAAAGCTAAGCTTATAGCAATAGCATTAGGGATTTGTGAACTTACGTAGTTGAGAATGTTTTTGATTAAGTTGAAGGTGTGGAAAGTTAGATCAATGAGATCGTATTGTGATAATAAAGCTACCATTAGCATTGCTCATAATCCAATTCAACATGATAGGACAAATTGAGACTGATAGGCACTTTATCAAAGAGAATTTGGAGAGAGGTTTGGTATACATTCAATATGTTACTACTCAAAAGtaagtgttttattttatttttttaaatagaaagtaCACCTttcataaatgataaatatttccGGTTGATGTTTTGTATTTGTTCTCTGCATGAAAAGCAAGTGATTGATATTCTCATTAAGgaattatcaaaataagtcTTTCAATCATTGAATTTCAAGTTGGGAATGATAGATATTTTCAAGCCAACTTGAAGAGACAGTGTTGAAATTTAGAGATTGTAGCCTAATCTTATGTGAATGTATTTATTCTTTCCTTATatagtttattttcttaatttcctATAACTTCAATATCTAACCTAGACAGAGTAGTATATAATGTAAAGATTGAACTTACatgaataagaaatattttttaattatttttctcattaactattatattttataaggAATATAGCGTCCGATTAAaaacaagggaaaaaaaaaggccaaaatATAGCGTCCGATTAAAGAGACCCAAGAATGTAGATGCTGTCCTGTGCGGGTGTGAGAACATTCCTTTCTTCTCTTGCACAACATATTTTTGTGACTTTCTCGAGAAAGTGAACCCCTGATTTTCTCGAGAAAGTAATAGTCTCTGCATCCATCCCACGAGTTCTTCTAATTTGTAACGCCACcaagattttgattttattttattttgttgctcAACCCAAATGGGGTGCCCAAGCAACGGAATCAGATACAATGGGTCCCTCTGCGCGTGCCCACCGGGGCAGCTTTACAACGGCACAAGCAAAAGCTGTGTCTTGTTCGGGGAGAGGTCGTTGATTTCCACTGACGCCGGTATCGACTATTACGGCGTCTCCTTTCCTGAAACCTTGTTTGCATATGACTCCATCAAGAAGTTCAGCCAATCGCAGGCTGTCTTCTTGGAGGCCACGCTCGTCATGCTTTTGAGTTGGTTGGTTTGTTGTTTCTTCTTGAGGTTTACGAAGCTTGGTGACGGCAGAACCATTTGGTTTAGACTCAGATGGTGGATTAGTCGTCTTGATATTTGCTATGCTACTAGGCATTGGCTGGTAAtactaataacaattattcaTATGATCTGTTCATAGTTGTTGTGATTTTGCTGAATTCTGAGAGTTAGTTCAACCGCTAGAGTGTTTTGACATAAACCCACTTTTAATTGTTCATTGATTGTCTATCCATTATTAAATGTCGTGCTAGAATATGCACTCTTTAGAATATGTTTATTATAGTTAAATTGTTTGATATACACCCACTGTGCTTTGCACTTCAATCTCAGACATACTGCTGTTGTGGGATGTCATCTTTACCTCTTAAGTTTAACCGAGTAGTTGATACCTCAATAATAGTTGCCTGAGGAAAAGTGAGTGTTTACCAAGTATTCTAGTCTCTCTTACCTTCAAATATAAGCAGCAGCACAAAAGTTTCAGCTGAATTTTAGCTAGGATGTCATAGCTATAATTGATCAATGGagagttttttgtttttgatgtATAGGATGATCAGAAGGTGGTTATGAAGAGAAAAACAGAGCTTGGCGGGACTTTTTCCATAGCTAGTTGGATGCTGTTCATTGGTCTTTTTGCTGCGTGAGTATACTTTATCTGTGGGAAACCATTCTTCGCTTTTCAAACAAGATGAAACAGGGATCGTTGGTGACatgattgtaaattttaattgcattTCAGGTTGCTTTATCAAATTATATCAAAGAGAACGATTGAGGTGCACAATGTGAGAGCAACAAATGCACCTGATTTAGCTTCATTCATCAATGATTTggaatttaatataaccacTGTTTCTAGTATGACCTGTTTGAACTTACGTGGTCTTGGAACCTTAGTTACTGGAACTCCTGGCTCTGTTGACTTTAGAACTGCTCCTCTTTCAAATTTTGCCAACTATGCATGTCACAATACAAGTTTTGGGCCAACCCTAAGCTTTAAGTGTAGCAATTGCCATCGAATTAATGATTATACCTATATTTCATGGCAGTTTGTTGATATTCCTAACAATCCTGCAATCGCCGTTGGTTTTCGTTTCAATGTTACTGCAAAAACTAATGCTAGAAAGAAGCATTTGAGTTTTGTGAGTGGCACACTGAAGAATGCTAGCACGTCTGATGATAGACCAGTTACATTCAGGGGGAAGGAtgcaaatattttgaaatttaatttatttcccCGGTTATATCATAGTCTAAACAATCTGAGGCTCCTCCAGCCTTTATTTCATGAATTTCTCCCTGGATCCTTCTTTCGTGAGACTAATACACTGCAAGCCTCCCTTCAGAATTCGAACGATGGACTTATAAACACTACATTGCTTATCAACTATCTTTCAGCCTATGTTGTTGAGATCGAAAATCGAAGTATAATTGGTCCTGGTAAGTCATATTTTGCTACTTGTGAATATAAGTTCAGTCATAGATATGCATTCTGTTCAAAACACAATCTGCATGTTGTTTAACCATAACTTCATAAAAATTGTAACTTGGACATGATGTTACTGAAAAATTTGGCATTTGATTTGTATTCTGGTGATTATGTTTTTGCATGCATTTCTGTGTCTGAGGGAGGGAGTAATGTCCTTGATTTTGAGGACAGGGAGAGTAAGAAGGGCAAGAAGATATGAGAGATGATTTGACCATGTAATTTAGGGTTTCTTTTAGGTTGGGAGAGTGATGTCATATTGTACAACTTCCCTAATCATTCCCTTGTCTGCAATCACAATGTGACAATGACCTACTAGTTGACCTGGTGGGTCTCTGCTGTGACTTGAGTTTGACCATTGATGTACTCTTTTGCTTGGTTTTTTGAGGTTGTCCTGCATTATACGTAAATGTTTGATACTTTATTCTGGTGATGTCACAACTCATAATTAAGCTAAgttgtattattattgtagTGTGGCATTACTTTCCTTTTTGCTGTTGAAGTccactttttgtttttcattttgattttggggtTCTGGGACCACTTTGCAAAACTGCAAGATCTTAGGGGTGCCTACATGATGTACTGTCAGTCTTATTACATTCTTACTACTACCATTAGTCTAGTAGATCTTTGCATTGTCTTTGATATATTGGTATTGTATCTTTGCTGTTGCAGCTTTCTGCTCttctataaatttatttttgttgaagaTAGGTCGAACACTGGTGTTAAAATGTTGATTCTTTCTTCGCTATGCAGTGAGCTTTGTTGCAGATCTTGGTGGCCTATATTGCTTTAGTATTGGCATATTTTTCTACTTGTTGGTGCAAGTATGATTCCCCTCTGAAGCTGTCTTCTTCAGtttcttttcattataaaaattttgtaaaatggaTGAATACATTTATGCGTGCATCTATGGTATATGATTTGCTTCCCTTTTGCATCTGCTTTCTTGATTTCCTCAAGACAAGGATTTCATCCTAAAGATTTATTATAAACAGCATGATTTCTGCACACAAAAATGatcagtatttttttttaaacactgAAGTTAATTCAAGTGTCATAAATAAGTCATGAAATATCAAAACATGCAGAAGTCTGTATCTGCCCTAAGGAATGAGACATTTTAACTTGAAGTTAACATTTTAGACAGAATCTCTGTGATATAAGCCTCATAATATCTCTTCCAACTTTGCTTACTCACTACTGCAAGAATTGTGATGCAACATGCTTGTGCGCTACATAGTCCTTGTTTAGTGAAAACTGTATTTTAGTCGCCATAATAGGTGTGGAATTGTCAGGTCCTATAATTTCACTACAGATAATGGCAAAAGCATTAAAGACTGAGAAGAGGGATAATTGTTGAGTGTTTAGACCTTGATTTTTTGGCCTAAGACACGAAACTGTGTATCACTTATGCAGCCACTGAAGAAGAGTGACATatctttgattatttttatttatttcaacgTTTTATTAGGTGTTTAAGCAATATTTAACCTtccttaaatattttcttaattgattaggttttattttacttaCTAGGAAgtagatttcttttgatttttagttCTGGTTGGGGCTAACCACtgcaaagtttttttttttttcacgttTGAGGCAGATTTTGATTTGTCAATgattattgaaataaagttTGTGATATTCCCTTATTTCTTCTGTATCTTTGTCCCCATTTTGTAAAAACTGTCCTCTTTCTCATCTAAATTTCTTCTTATCCCCTTGATTTTTCTATTGTTTCTTCCCTTTCTtcctatattattttattggacAATTCATCCAACATTGCTCAGGTTTTCCTAATTTTCTTGGTTACAGTGCGAGTACAGAATCAAAAAACTTCGCACTGAAGATAGCATTTTGCGAGCAATAAAAAATCGTCGAAAGGCTCAAGATC
It contains:
- the LOC102615044 gene encoding uncharacterized protein LOC102615044 isoform X6, which produces MGCPSNGIRYNGSLCACPPGQLYNGTSKSCVLFGERSLISTDAGIDYYGVSFPETLFAYDSIKKFSQSQAVFLEATLVMLLSWLVCCFFLRFTKLGDGRTIWFRLRWWISRLDICYATRHWLDDQKVVMKRKTELGGTFSIASWMLFIGLFAALLYQIISKRTIEVHNVRATNAPDLASFINDLEFNITTVSSMTCLNLRGLGTLVTGTPGSVDFRTAPLSNFANYACHNTSFGPTLSFKCSNCHRINDYTYISWQFVDIPNNPAIAVGFRFNVTAKTNARKKHLSFVSGTLKNASTSDDRPVTFRGKDANILKFNLFPRLYHSLNNLRLLQPLFHEFLPGSFFRETNTLQASLQNSNDGLINTTLLINYLSAYVVEIENRSIIGPVSFVADLGGLYCFSIGIFFYLLVQCEYRIKKLRTEDSILRAIKNRRKAQDRWDKVLSLLSEELTSEEICNVHLGLQDIA
- the LOC102615044 gene encoding uncharacterized protein LOC102615044 isoform X4 translates to MGCPSNGIRYNGSLCACPPGQLYNGTSKSCVLFGERSLISTDAGIDYYGVSFPETLFAYDSIKKFSQSQAVFLEATLVMLLSWLVCCFFLRFTKLGDGRTIWFRLRWWISRLDICYATRHWLDDQKVVMKRKTELGGTFSIASWMLFIGLFAALLYQIISKRTIEVHNVRATNAPDLASFINDLEFNITTVSSMTCLNLRGLGTLVTGTPGSVDFRTAPLSNFANYACHNTSFGPTLSFKCSNCHRINDYTYISWQFVDIPNNPAIAVGFRFNVTAKTNARKKHLSFVSGTLKNASTSDDRPVTFRGKDANILKFNLFPRLYHSLNNLRLLQPLFHEFLPGSFFRETNTLQASLQNSNDGLINTTLLINYLSAYVVEIENRSIIGPVSFVADLGGLYCFSIGIFFYLLVQCEYRIKKLRTEDSILRAIKNRRKAQDRWDKLRKYVTYTWGCKTLHDDYNNAKDGSACCNLRVPSLHHNGSLRKSVSSQKGRQRSSLDSISFNKKVTSSSEKRATREGTHTLDEESVVAGATSNTEGRLSNSRGEPV
- the LOC102615044 gene encoding uncharacterized protein LOC102615044 isoform X5, yielding MGCPSNGIRYNGSLCACPPGQLYNGTSKSCVLFGERSLISTDAGIDYYGVSFPETLFAYDSIKKFSQSQAVFLEATLVMLLSWLVCCFFLRFTKLGDGRTIWFRLRWWISRLDICYATRHWLDDQKVVMKRKTELGGTFSIASWMLFIGLFAALLYQIISKRTIEVHNNSNDGLINTTLLINYLSAYVVEIENRSIIGPVSFVADLGGLYCFSIGIFFYLLVQCEYRIKKLRTEDSILRAIKNRRKAQDRWDKLRKYVTYTWGCKTLHDDYNNAKDGSACCNLRVPSLHHNGSLRKSVSSQKGRQRSSLDSISFNKKVTSSSEKRATREGTHTLDEESVVAGATSNTEGRLSNSRGEPKQNPEMLGVANTGKKHFHHPDVGVAIKPQAFSHGDDYIIPPPPPLGITFLDYCTHGYIVLKDDSEIEMSDIQKNFQSLYDYNMTLRDKLVATQSSLRALAAMSTSPVSESQTQT
- the LOC102615044 gene encoding uncharacterized protein LOC102615044 isoform X1; this encodes MGCPSNGIRYNGSLCACPPGQLYNGTSKSCVLFGERSLISTDAGIDYYGVSFPETLFAYDSIKKFSQSQAVFLEATLVMLLSWLVCCFFLRFTKLGDGRTIWFRLRWWISRLDICYATRHWLDDQKVVMKRKTELGGTFSIASWMLFIGLFAALLYQIISKRTIEVHNVRATNAPDLASFINDLEFNITTVSSMTCLNLRGLGTLVTGTPGSVDFRTAPLSNFANYACHNTSFGPTLSFKCSNCHRINDYTYISWQFVDIPNNPAIAVGFRFNVTAKTNARKKHLSFVSGTLKNASTSDDRPVTFRGKDANILKFNLFPRLYHSLNNLRLLQPLFHEFLPGSFFRETNTLQASLQNSNDGLINTTLLINYLSAYVVEIENRSIIGPVSFVADLGGLYCFSIGIFFYLLVQCEYRIKKLRTEDSILRAIKNRRKAQDRWDKLRKYVTYTWGCKTLHDDYNNAKDGSACCNLRVPSLHHNGSLRKSVSSQKGRQRSSLDSISFNKKVTSSSEKRATREGTHTLDEESVVAGATSNTEGRLSNSRGEPKQNPEMLGVANTGKKHFHHPDVGVAIKPQAFSHGDDYIIPPPPPLGITFLDYCTHGYIVLKDDSEIEMSDIQKNFQSLYDYNMTLRDKLVATQSSLRALAAMSTSPVSESQTQT
- the LOC102615044 gene encoding uncharacterized protein LOC102615044 isoform X2; this encodes MGCPSNGIRYNGSLCACPPGQLYNGTSKSCVLFGERSLISTDAGIDYYGVSFPETLFAYDSIKKFSQSQAVFLEATLVMLLSWLVCCFFLRFTKLGDGRTIWFRLRWWISRLDICYATRHWLDDQKVVMKRKTELGGTFSIASWMLFIGLFAALLYQIISKRTIEVHNVRATNAPDLASFINDLEFNITTVSSMTCLNLRGLGTLVTGTPGSVDFRTAPLSNFANYACHNTSFGPTLSFKCSNCHRINDYTYISWQFVDIPNNPAIAVGFRFNVTAKTNARKKHLSFVSGTLKNASTSDDRPVTFRGKDANILKFNLFPRLYHSLNNLRLLQPLFHEFLPGSFFRETNTLQASLQNSNDGLINTTLLINYLSAYVVEIENRSIIGPVSFVADLGGLYCFSIGIFFYLLVQCEYRIKKLRTEDSILRAIKNRRKAQDRWDKLRKYVTYTWGCKTLHDDYNNAKDGSACCNLRVPSLHHNGSLRKSVSSQKGRQRSSLDSISFNKKVTSSSEKRATREGTHTLDEESVVAGATSNTEGRLSNSRGEPKQNPEMLGVANTGKKHFHHPDVGVAIKPQAFSHGDDYIIPPPPPLVLKDDSEIEMSDIQKNFQSLYDYNMTLRDKLVATQSSLRALAAMSTSPVSESQTQT
- the LOC102615044 gene encoding uncharacterized protein LOC102615044 isoform X3; translated protein: MGCPSNGIRYNGSLCACPPGQLYNGTSKSCVLFGERSLISTDAGIDYYGVSFPETLFAYDSIKKFSQSQAVFLEATLVMLLSWLVCCFFLRFTKLGDGRTIWFRLRWWISRLDICYATRHWLDDQKVVMKRKTELGGTFSIASWMLFIGLFAALLYQIISKRTIEVHNFVDIPNNPAIAVGFRFNVTAKTNARKKHLSFVSGTLKNASTSDDRPVTFRGKDANILKFNLFPRLYHSLNNLRLLQPLFHEFLPGSFFRETNTLQASLQNSNDGLINTTLLINYLSAYVVEIENRSIIGPVSFVADLGGLYCFSIGIFFYLLVQCEYRIKKLRTEDSILRAIKNRRKAQDRWDKLRKYVTYTWGCKTLHDDYNNAKDGSACCNLRVPSLHHNGSLRKSVSSQKGRQRSSLDSISFNKKVTSSSEKRATREGTHTLDEESVVAGATSNTEGRLSNSRGEPKQNPEMLGVANTGKKHFHHPDVGVAIKPQAFSHGDDYIIPPPPPLGITFLDYCTHGYIVLKDDSEIEMSDIQKNFQSLYDYNMTLRDKLVATQSSLRALAAMSTSPVSESQTQT